Genomic DNA from Prosthecobacter sp. SYSU 5D2:
CCCAATTCGTCCTTGGGGGGAGCGGAGAGGGTGGGCTCAAAGAAACGGACCATGTCATAGCCGAGGTAGCCGACGGCACCGCCGTGGAAGACGGGGATGGGATGGGACTCTAGAGGCTGAAAGGGGGCCATGAGCTTTTTCAGCTCTTCAAGGGGGTCGGTCTCGGTGGTGAAGGTGCGGGTCTTGCCGCGCTCTTCGATCTCGATCTCCCGGCCACGCGCGGTGAAGATCATGCGGGGGGAGCTGCCGAGGAGGCTGTAGCGGCCGGAGTGCTGGGTCAGTTCGGCGGATTCGAGAAGGAAACCGCAGCGGCCATCGTGGATCTTTTGGAAGGCGGAGAGAGGGGTCTCGTAATCGGCCGTGAGCTCTGCGACCACCGGGACAAGATTTCCCTGCTGGGCAAGGGAGCGGAAGGTGGGGAGGTCAGGCTGAAGATGCGGGGCAGACATGGCGGTGCGGCAAAGGGCGGGCACCATAAGGGAGGGCGGTGGGGGTGCAACTGGCTTTCCCTGGGAGAGGCGGGCGGATGATCTGTAGGGCGGATGTGTTTGGCGGAGAAGGGGTCGTTGCGGAGAGAGGTGGCCGCCAAACTATCCGGCTTTGGGGGGAGGTGGGGTTGAGGTGGGACTCCGCACGCCCTGGATCCAGCCGGATAGTTTTGCGCAGGATATCTTCGATGCTGGCAATCTGCCTTGGCGCAAAAACACATCCGCCCTACGGTCTATGAGGCTGGCGGAGCTGGAGGGTTGGCTTGGAGGATTTGAGCATTGAACCAAAGGGTGGCTTCCTGTGATTTGAGCCGGGCTTTGGAGGGATTTTTGGCGATGTATTTAACCGCACGACCATAATGGTCGGCATCGCGAATGATCCGGTCGAAGCTTTCCGCCTGCCAAAGAGAGCCTGAACGGCCCAAGCGCCGATTCAGTTGGTCCGAACTGTGGCGTTTCCAGGCCCGTGATAAACTTTCCAGGGAGTAATTTGCCAACGGGCGACAGAGGATATGAGCATGGTTGGGCATGATCACATAGGCCAGCAATTCACTGCGGACTCTCTCGAAATAATGAAGGTTGTCGGCAAGCACCTGCCTGTTTTCAGGAACGGCAAAGAGGCATTCGCCCTGACCTTCATCAAGGATCATCTCCAGCTTGCGCATTTGAATTTGCTGGAATTCCTGCCAGGCAGCGTGCTGTTCAATCGGCAGCCGGCCATCATTTTTCAACCCGGATGATGCAATAGGCGCGAGGTGTTGTGAGCGAAGGTATTGACGCTGTGTGGGATTGACACCTATGGCATGCTTCACCCTCATGGTGAAGCTACCCATTGAGTATTCTGACAAGCCGGTGACGCCCTTTGGCGGCATGGCGCTGATGAAGCGTTTTGTCGACCAGACCGGCATCCTGAAGCATCTGGCCACCCTGGACCTGCCGCAGGGAGGCTCCAACCGGGCTTATGACCCTGTGCACATTATCGAGAGCTTCTGGCTGGGCATCTGGACGGGTGCCAGCCGCTACATCCACTGCGACTGGCTGCGGCAGGACCAGAGCCTGGCGGCGATCTTTGAGCATAAGACCTTGCCCAGCCAGAGCACCTACAGCCGGTTCTTTGGCAAGTTCTCCCAGGCGCGCAATACGGCGGTGTTCCCTCCGTTGCAGCGCTGGTTTTTCTCCCAGATCAGCGTGGGGGCCGTCACGGTGGACTTTGACAGCACGGTCATCACACGGGAGGGCAGCCAGGAAGGTTCCGCCAAAGGCTACAACCCCAACCGGCGCGGGCGCAACTCGCACCACCCTCTCATGGCCTTCATCAGCCAGACACGCATGGTGGCCAACGCCTGGCTGCGCCCGGGCAACTCGGCGGCCTGCTCCAACTGCGTGGAGTTCATGCGCGAGA
This window encodes:
- a CDS encoding transposase, encoding MGSFTMRVKHAIGVNPTQRQYLRSQHLAPIASSGLKNDGRLPIEQHAAWQEFQQIQMRKLEMILDEGQGECLFAVPENRQVLADNLHYFERVRSELLAYVIMPNHAHILCRPLANYSLESLSRAWKRHSSDQLNRRLGRSGSLWQAESFDRIIRDADHYGRAVKYIAKNPSKARLKSQEATLWFNAQILQANPPAPPAS
- a CDS encoding IS1380 family transposase, translated to MVKLPIEYSDKPVTPFGGMALMKRFVDQTGILKHLATLDLPQGGSNRAYDPVHIIESFWLGIWTGASRYIHCDWLRQDQSLAAIFEHKTLPSQSTYSRFFGKFSQARNTAVFPPLQRWFFSQISVGAVTVDFDSTVITREGSQEGSAKGYNPNRRGRNSHHPLMAFISQTRMVANAWLRPGNSAACSNCVEFMRETFDEALQGVKVGLVRADSGFYTHEILSTLEQRGLGYIIAARAYANLKNEIHGMKDWVEVCPGIAVKEWRHQPAAAGAKARRHIVVRKQVSRRPLAGGKLLFEDLPDYRFSLYVTNLELPLDQVWNIYNSRADCENRIRELKQDFGLDAFCLQDFEVQRNSGPVSLS